The Pantoea vagans genome includes a window with the following:
- the fdoI gene encoding formate dehydrogenase cytochrome b556 subunit, which yields MKKRDRLVRYSAPERINHWIVAFCFVLAALSGLGFFFPSFNWLMHILGTPQLARILHPFVGVVMFAAFIIMFLRYWKHNLITRDDLVWAKNIHKIVRNEEVGDTGKYNFGQKCVFWAAIISLIMLLVSGIIIWRPYFAGAFAIPLIRAALVVHSVSAVALIVVIMVHIYAALWVKGTITAMVEGWVPAAWAKKHHPRWYREQRQRQTQQEKRP from the coding sequence ATGAAAAAGCGCGATCGTCTGGTGCGTTACAGCGCACCGGAACGCATCAATCACTGGATTGTGGCGTTCTGTTTTGTCCTTGCCGCCTTGAGTGGGCTGGGTTTCTTCTTCCCGTCGTTTAACTGGCTGATGCACATTTTGGGTACGCCACAACTGGCGCGGATTCTGCATCCGTTTGTCGGTGTGGTGATGTTTGCCGCTTTTATCATCATGTTCCTGCGCTACTGGAAGCATAATCTGATCACGCGTGATGACCTGGTGTGGGCGAAAAACATCCACAAAATCGTCCGTAATGAAGAGGTGGGTGATACCGGCAAATACAACTTCGGGCAGAAGTGTGTGTTCTGGGCTGCTATCATCAGCTTAATCATGCTGCTGGTGAGCGGAATTATTATCTGGCGTCCTTATTTCGCAGGCGCCTTTGCCATTCCGCTGATTCGCGCCGCTCTGGTGGTGCATTCGGTCTCAGCTGTGGCACTGATCGTGGTGATTATGGTGCATATCTACGCGGCCCTGTGGGTCAAAGGCACCATTACCGCCATGGTTGAGGGCTGGGTTCCCGCTGCGTGGGCGAAGAAACATCATCCACGCTGGTATCGCGAGCAGCGCCAACGCCAAACACAACAGGAAAAACGTCCCTGA
- the fdhD gene encoding formate dehydrogenase accessory sulfurtransferase FdhD gives MKGAVQASVRQRRDIACVETDWLAEEVPIALVYNGISHVVMMATPNDLEAFALGFSLSEGIIDKPEEIFGMDVVPGCNGIEVQIELSSRRFMALKEQRRAMAGRTGCGVCGVEQLDQIGKPLQPLPFTQTFDLASLDIGLAQLRNYQPIGNLTGCTHAAAWMSPQGELQGGCEDVGRHVALDKLLGHRSQQPWQQGAVLVSSRASYEMVQKSAMCGVEILFAVSAATQLAVEVAERCNLTLVGFSKPGRATVYSHPQRLLP, from the coding sequence ATCAAAGGCGCCGTGCAGGCATCGGTGCGACAACGACGCGATATTGCCTGCGTCGAAACCGACTGGCTGGCAGAAGAGGTGCCGATCGCGCTGGTGTACAACGGCATTTCTCATGTGGTGATGATGGCAACGCCCAATGATTTGGAGGCGTTTGCGCTGGGTTTCTCGCTGTCCGAGGGAATTATTGATAAGCCCGAAGAGATTTTCGGTATGGATGTGGTGCCGGGCTGCAACGGCATCGAAGTGCAGATTGAGCTTTCAAGCCGCCGTTTTATGGCGCTGAAAGAGCAGCGCCGCGCGATGGCGGGGCGCACTGGCTGCGGCGTATGCGGTGTGGAGCAACTCGATCAGATTGGCAAACCGCTGCAACCGTTGCCGTTTACCCAAACCTTTGATTTAGCCAGTCTGGATATCGGTCTGGCGCAACTGCGTAACTACCAGCCGATTGGCAATCTCACCGGTTGCACACATGCCGCCGCGTGGATGTCGCCGCAGGGGGAATTGCAGGGTGGCTGTGAAGATGTTGGGCGTCACGTGGCGCTGGATAAACTGCTCGGCCATCGCAGCCAGCAGCCATGGCAGCAGGGCGCGGTGCTGGTCTCCAGCCGCGCCAGCTATGAGATGGTGCAGAAGTCGGCAATGTGTGGCGTGGAGATTTTATTTGCGGTTTCTGCTGCCACTCAGCTGGCGGTTGAGGTTGCCGAAAGATGCAATTTGACGCTGGTGGGGTTCAGCAAGCCGGGACGCGCCACGGTTTATAGCCATCCGCAGCGTTTGCTGCCCTGA
- the fdnG gene encoding formate dehydrogenase-N subunit alpha, with the protein MNVSRRSFFKICAGGMAGTTAALLGFTPEVALAETRQYKLLRARETRNTCTYCSVGCGLLMYSLGDGAKNAKETIFHIEGDPDHPVSRGALCPKGAGLLDFVHSDSRLHFPEYRAPGSDKWQRISWDDAFDRIAKLLKADRDANFIAQNAAGVTVNRWLSSGMLCASASSNETGYLTQKFTRSLGMLAVDNQARVUHGPTVASLAPTFGRGAMTNHWVDIRNANLIVVMGGNAAEAHPVGFRWAMEAKIHNKAKLIVIDPRFTRTASVADFYTPIRSGTDITFLSGVLLWLIQNDKIQHEYVQAYTNASLIVREDYHFEDGLFSGYDEANRKYDKTSWNYELGDDGFAKRDDSLQHPRCVWNLLKQHVSRYTPEMVERICGTPKNDFLHVCELIGETSARDRTTSFLYALGWTQHSVGAQNIRTMAMIQLLLGNMGMAGGGVNALRGHSNIQGLTDLGLLSQSLPGYMTLPSEKQTDLQTYLAANTPKPTLPGQVNYWGNYPKFFVSMMKAFFGDKAQAENSWGFDWLPKWDKGYDVLQYFEMMSQGKVNGYLCQGFNPVASFPNKRKVIDSLSKLKFLVTIDPLNTETSTFWQNHGEFNDVDPAKIQTEVFRLPSTCFAEENGSIVNSGRWLQWHFKGQDAPGEALNDGEILSGIYLRLREMYAREGGALPEQVLNMTWHYQTPDNPASEEVAMESNGKALADVLDDKGTVLVKKGQQLSSFAQLKDDGSTSSGCWIFAGSWTPDGNQMARRDNTDPSGLGNTLNWSWAWPLNRRILYNRASADPQGNPWDPKRQILKWDGSKWGGMDIPDYSAAAPGSNVGPFIMQPEGMGRLFALDKMAEGPFPEHYEPFETPLGTNPLHPNVISNPAARVFKDDLAAMGQAEQFPYVGTTYRLTEHFHYWTKHALLNAIAQPEQFVEIGEKLANKLGIVQGDTVKVSSNRGYIKAKAVVTKRLRPLNVDGKVIDTIGIPIHWGYQGVAKKGFIANTLTPFVGDANTQTPEFKAFLVNVEKV; encoded by the coding sequence ATGAACGTCAGCCGAAGAAGCTTCTTCAAGATTTGCGCTGGCGGTATGGCAGGGACAACGGCAGCACTGCTCGGCTTCACACCCGAAGTAGCGCTGGCGGAAACGCGACAGTACAAACTGCTGCGTGCCCGCGAAACTCGTAACACCTGCACTTACTGCTCAGTGGGCTGTGGCTTATTAATGTACAGCCTCGGTGACGGCGCGAAAAACGCCAAAGAGACCATTTTCCACATCGAAGGGGACCCGGATCATCCGGTAAGCCGTGGCGCATTGTGCCCGAAAGGCGCAGGCCTGCTCGATTTTGTTCACAGTGACAGCCGCCTGCACTTCCCTGAATATCGTGCGCCTGGTTCGGACAAGTGGCAGCGCATCAGCTGGGATGACGCCTTTGACCGTATCGCCAAACTGCTGAAAGCAGACCGCGATGCCAACTTTATCGCGCAGAACGCGGCGGGCGTCACCGTTAACCGCTGGCTCTCTTCAGGCATGCTGTGTGCGTCCGCTTCCAGTAATGAAACCGGCTACTTAACCCAGAAATTTACCCGATCGCTCGGCATGTTAGCGGTCGACAACCAGGCACGCGTCTGACACGGACCAACGGTAGCAAGTCTTGCTCCAACATTTGGTCGCGGTGCGATGACCAACCACTGGGTCGACATCCGTAATGCCAACCTGATCGTAGTGATGGGCGGTAACGCCGCTGAAGCGCATCCCGTTGGGTTCCGCTGGGCGATGGAAGCCAAGATTCACAACAAAGCGAAATTAATTGTTATCGATCCACGCTTCACGCGCACGGCATCGGTGGCAGACTTTTACACGCCGATTCGTTCCGGTACCGACATCACCTTCCTGTCGGGCGTCCTGCTGTGGCTGATACAAAATGACAAAATCCAGCATGAGTATGTGCAGGCGTACACCAACGCCAGCCTGATCGTGCGTGAGGATTATCATTTTGAGGATGGCCTGTTCAGCGGTTACGACGAAGCCAACCGGAAATACGACAAAACCAGCTGGAACTATGAACTGGGTGACGACGGCTTTGCCAAACGCGACGACAGCCTGCAACATCCACGCTGTGTATGGAACCTGCTGAAGCAACACGTCAGCCGCTACACGCCGGAGATGGTTGAGCGCATTTGTGGCACGCCTAAGAATGACTTCCTGCACGTCTGTGAACTGATCGGCGAGACCAGCGCACGCGACCGTACCACCTCATTCCTGTATGCGCTGGGCTGGACGCAGCACTCGGTGGGCGCGCAGAACATCCGCACCATGGCGATGATCCAGCTGCTGCTCGGTAACATGGGCATGGCGGGTGGCGGGGTCAATGCCCTGCGCGGTCACTCCAATATTCAGGGTCTCACCGATCTCGGCCTGCTGTCGCAAAGCTTGCCGGGTTATATGACGCTGCCCTCGGAGAAACAGACCGATCTGCAAACCTATCTCGCGGCAAACACCCCGAAACCGACGCTGCCGGGTCAGGTGAACTACTGGGGGAACTACCCGAAATTCTTCGTCAGCATGATGAAAGCCTTCTTCGGCGACAAAGCCCAGGCCGAGAACAGCTGGGGCTTTGACTGGCTGCCCAAGTGGGATAAGGGTTACGACGTCCTGCAGTACTTCGAGATGATGTCGCAAGGCAAGGTGAACGGCTACTTGTGCCAGGGCTTTAACCCGGTGGCATCGTTCCCCAATAAACGCAAAGTGATCGATTCCCTGTCGAAGCTGAAGTTCCTGGTCACCATCGACCCGCTCAACACCGAAACCTCGACCTTCTGGCAAAACCACGGCGAGTTTAACGATGTCGATCCGGCGAAGATTCAGACCGAGGTGTTCCGTTTACCATCAACCTGCTTCGCGGAGGAGAATGGCTCTATCGTCAACTCCGGGCGCTGGCTGCAGTGGCACTTCAAAGGCCAGGATGCGCCGGGTGAAGCGTTGAATGACGGTGAAATCCTTTCCGGCATCTACCTGCGTCTGCGTGAAATGTACGCGCGCGAAGGCGGTGCGCTGCCGGAACAGGTGCTGAACATGACGTGGCACTACCAGACGCCGGATAACCCGGCATCGGAAGAAGTGGCGATGGAGAGCAACGGCAAGGCGCTGGCAGACGTGTTGGATGACAAAGGCACAGTGCTGGTGAAAAAAGGCCAGCAGCTCAGCAGCTTTGCGCAGTTGAAAGATGACGGCAGCACCAGCAGCGGTTGCTGGATCTTCGCGGGCAGCTGGACGCCAGACGGCAACCAGATGGCGCGGCGCGACAACACCGACCCGAGCGGGCTGGGTAACACGCTGAACTGGAGCTGGGCTTGGCCGCTCAACCGCCGCATCCTCTACAACCGCGCGTCTGCCGATCCGCAGGGCAATCCGTGGGACCCGAAACGGCAAATCCTCAAGTGGGATGGCAGCAAATGGGGCGGCATGGATATTCCGGACTACAGCGCCGCCGCACCGGGCAGCAACGTCGGGCCGTTTATCATGCAGCCGGAGGGCATGGGCCGCCTGTTTGCACTCGACAAAATGGCCGAAGGTCCGTTCCCGGAACACTACGAGCCGTTTGAAACGCCGCTGGGCACCAACCCGTTACACCCGAACGTCATCTCGAACCCGGCCGCGCGCGTGTTCAAGGACGATCTGGCGGCGATGGGTCAAGCCGAGCAGTTCCCGTATGTCGGCACCACCTATCGTCTCACCGAGCATTTCCACTACTGGACCAAACACGCACTGCTCAATGCCATCGCGCAGCCGGAGCAGTTCGTGGAGATTGGCGAGAAGCTGGCGAACAAACTCGGCATCGTGCAGGGCGATACGGTGAAAGTGAGTTCCAATCGCGGCTATATCAAAGCCAAGGCGGTGGTGACGAAACGTCTCCGTCCGCTGAATGTCGATGGCAAAGTGATCGATACCATTGGCATTCCGATTCACTGGGGCTATCAGGGTGTGGCGAAAAAAGGCTTTATCGCCAATACCCTGACGCCGTTTGTCGGTGATGCCAACACGCAAACGCCTGAGTTTAAGGCGTTCCTGGTTAACGTTGAGAAGGTGTAG
- the fdxH gene encoding formate dehydrogenase subunit beta yields MAYQSQDIIRRSATNGFTPAPQARNHQQEVAKLIDVTTCIGCKACQVACSEWNDIRDEVGHNVGVYDNPADLTAKSWTVMRFSEVEENGKLEWLIRKDGCMHCADPGCLKACPSEGAIIQYANGIVDFQSEQCIGCGYCIAGCPFDVPRLNKDDNRVYKCTLCVDRVTVGQEPACVKTCPTGAIHFGSKTDMQALAAERVAELNTRGYDNAGLYDPEGVGGTHVMYVLHHANKPQLYHGLPENPSISPAVTFWKGIWKPLAAIGFAATFAASVFHYVGVGPNRVEEDEDENLHEKEERE; encoded by the coding sequence ATGGCTTATCAATCACAAGACATTATCCGCCGCTCCGCCACCAATGGTTTCACGCCTGCCCCGCAGGCGCGTAATCATCAGCAGGAAGTGGCCAAGCTGATCGACGTCACCACCTGTATTGGCTGCAAAGCCTGTCAGGTGGCGTGTTCGGAGTGGAATGACATTCGCGATGAGGTCGGTCACAACGTCGGGGTGTATGACAACCCGGCGGATTTGACCGCCAAATCCTGGACGGTGATGCGCTTCTCAGAAGTGGAGGAGAACGGCAAGTTAGAGTGGCTTATACGTAAAGATGGCTGCATGCACTGCGCCGATCCCGGCTGCCTGAAAGCCTGTCCCTCGGAAGGGGCGATTATTCAGTATGCCAACGGCATCGTCGATTTTCAGTCAGAACAGTGCATTGGCTGCGGCTACTGCATTGCTGGCTGCCCGTTTGACGTGCCGCGCCTGAATAAAGACGACAACCGCGTGTATAAATGCACGCTGTGCGTCGATCGTGTCACTGTCGGTCAGGAACCGGCATGCGTGAAAACCTGCCCGACCGGCGCCATTCATTTCGGCAGCAAAACCGACATGCAGGCACTTGCGGCAGAACGCGTGGCGGAGTTGAATACGCGCGGCTATGACAATGCAGGCCTGTACGATCCGGAAGGCGTGGGCGGTACACACGTGATGTACGTGCTGCACCACGCCAACAAACCGCAGCTGTATCACGGCTTGCCGGAAAACCCGAGCATCAGCCCTGCCGTCACCTTCTGGAAAGGCATCTGGAAACCGCTGGCCGCCATCGGGTTTGCCGCCACCTTCGCGGCCTCGGTGTTCCACTACGTCGGCGTTGGGCCGAACCGCGTGGAGGAAGATGAGGATGAGAACCTGCACGAAAAAGAGGAGCGCGAATAA
- the selA gene encoding L-seryl-tRNA(Sec) selenium transferase translates to MKTLYTQLPAIDSLLRDPALQPLIMHSGTAFTTRQLRDMQQEARDHIQQHQMLPDWHANWPEEAQRRVREQQQSALRPVFNLTGTVLHTNLGRAQLSESAIEAVTASLRQPVTLEYALDDAARGHRDRAVSALLCELTGAEAACIVNNNAAAVLLMLATLAPGREVIVSRGELVEIGGAFRIPDVMRQAGCQLVEVGTTNRTHLKDYRAAIRENSGLLMKVHTSNYQIQGFTHAVAEAELVALAAEHQLPVITDLGSGSLIDMTTLGLPAEPMPQQLIAAGVDVVSFSGDKLLGGPQAGIIVGKKRWIDQLQQHPLKRALRVDKMTLAALEATLQLYRQPESLCDALPTLRLLIRTSHDILQQAERLMPALEQSYGSEYTLAIAACSSQIGSGSLPVERLPSFAITFSPRAPHGSSLDALAQRWRTLPRPVIGRIQDGKLWLDLRCLEQEAALIEALTS, encoded by the coding sequence ATGAAAACCCTCTACACCCAACTGCCTGCCATTGACAGCCTGCTGCGCGATCCCGCGTTGCAGCCGCTGATAATGCACTCTGGCACCGCTTTTACCACCCGCCAGTTGCGCGACATGCAGCAAGAAGCGCGCGATCACATTCAACAACATCAAATGCTGCCTGACTGGCATGCGAACTGGCCTGAAGAAGCACAGCGCCGTGTGCGAGAGCAGCAACAGAGTGCGCTGCGACCCGTCTTCAACCTGACCGGTACCGTTCTTCACACCAACCTTGGCCGCGCCCAGTTAAGCGAAAGCGCCATTGAGGCGGTGACCGCCAGCCTGCGCCAGCCGGTGACGCTGGAGTATGCGCTGGATGACGCCGCACGCGGCCATCGCGACCGCGCGGTGAGCGCCCTGTTATGCGAACTCACCGGTGCGGAAGCGGCCTGTATCGTGAATAACAACGCCGCTGCGGTGCTGCTGATGCTGGCCACACTGGCACCCGGCCGGGAAGTGATTGTCTCGCGCGGGGAGCTGGTGGAGATCGGCGGTGCCTTTCGTATTCCCGATGTCATGCGCCAGGCAGGTTGTCAGCTGGTCGAAGTGGGCACCACCAACCGCACGCATTTGAAGGATTACCGTGCCGCCATCCGCGAAAACAGCGGTCTGTTGATGAAGGTACACACCAGCAACTACCAGATTCAGGGGTTCACCCATGCCGTTGCCGAAGCTGAACTGGTGGCCCTGGCCGCCGAGCATCAGCTGCCGGTGATCACCGATTTGGGCAGTGGCTCATTGATCGATATGACCACGTTGGGTCTGCCCGCTGAGCCGATGCCACAGCAGCTGATTGCGGCCGGCGTCGATGTGGTGAGTTTCTCTGGCGACAAGCTGTTGGGGGGGCCACAAGCCGGCATTATCGTCGGTAAAAAACGCTGGATTGATCAGCTGCAGCAGCATCCGCTGAAGCGCGCTCTGCGCGTGGACAAAATGACACTCGCGGCGCTGGAAGCCACCCTGCAACTCTATCGCCAACCGGAAAGTCTGTGTGATGCACTGCCGACCCTGCGTTTGTTGATTCGTACATCGCACGACATTTTACAGCAAGCCGAACGGCTGATGCCCGCGCTAGAGCAGTCTTATGGCTCGGAGTATACGCTGGCGATCGCCGCCTGTTCGTCGCAAATCGGCAGTGGATCGCTACCCGTTGAGCGCTTACCGAGCTTTGCCATCACCTTTAGCCCACGCGCCCCGCATGGCAGCAGCCTTGATGCACTCGCCCAACGCTGGCGTACGCTGCCCCGACCAGTCATCGGCCGTATTCAGGACGGCAAACTGTGGCTGGATTTACGCTGCCTTGAGCAGGAAGCCGCGCTGATTGAGGCGCTAACATCATGA
- a CDS encoding IS3 family transposase (programmed frameshift), which translates to MKPKYSTQFKLKVVRYFLDGHAGQGGTAQHFGVSRTHAIRWIQLYLHHGEEALRPRSRSRSQMYSPEFKREVVTYAINHPETSARLAARFGIASHTTVDNWLKRFRLKGYSAFCPTQPERSVSMPVNPDKPRKADDKMPEELLKELEYLRAENDYLKTLQGILLEKKPAGVAEKAAAVNLLRTQHRLSVLLKAAQLARSTFFYHLARLQIPDKYAEVKVLMLRLFSEHRSLYGYRRLNELLRQCGYSHSGKTILKLMKALSLECPVRRKKYCSYRGGVNPTVANLLQRNFVASAPEEKWVTDVTEFRVGEDKYYLSAIMDLYNDEIVAWEGSQKATASLIDGMLKKAFSHLSSLSRVLLHSDQGWHYQRPYYRRQLAERGIQQSMSRKGNCLDNAMIENFFGHLKTEMFYLKTFRSVSELSAAIGEYIDFWNDKRIKMGLGGLSPVEYRTHNQIKLT; encoded by the exons ATGAAGCCCAAATATTCCACTCAATTCAAGTTAAAGGTCGTGCGTTACTTTCTCGACGGTCATGCCGGTCAGGGCGGGACAGCACAACATTTCGGGGTTTCGAGGACGCATGCTATCCGCTGGATACAGCTTTATCTTCACCACGGTGAGGAGGCACTGCGTCCCCGTTCCCGCTCCCGCTCTCAGATGTATTCACCGGAGTTCAAACGAGAGGTTGTCACCTATGCCATCAACCATCCTGAGACATCGGCAAGGCTCGCGGCCCGATTTGGTATTGCTTCCCATACCACTGTTGATAACTGGCTCAAACGGTTCAGACTAAAGGGGTACAGTGCCTTTTGTCCGACACAACCGGAGCGGAGCGTATCTATGCCAGTTAATCCAGACAAGCCTCGTAAAGCAGATGATAAAATGCCTGAAGAACTGCTGAAGGAGCTCGAATATCTCCGGGCGGAAAATGACTATCTGAAGACGCTGCAGGGGATACTCCTTGAAAAAAAGC CGGCTGGAGTCGCTGAAAAAGCAGCGGCGGTAAACCTGTTGCGTACGCAACATCGCCTGTCGGTGCTGCTGAAAGCGGCTCAACTGGCCCGGAGCACCTTCTTTTATCATCTGGCTCGCCTTCAGATACCGGATAAATATGCTGAGGTTAAGGTGCTGATGCTCCGGTTGTTCAGTGAACACAGAAGCCTGTATGGCTACCGGCGGCTTAACGAGCTTCTCAGACAATGTGGCTACAGTCACAGTGGTAAAACTATCCTTAAGCTGATGAAAGCTCTGTCGCTGGAGTGTCCGGTAAGGCGGAAGAAATATTGTTCCTACCGGGGAGGCGTGAATCCGACAGTGGCTAACCTGCTACAAAGAAACTTCGTTGCTTCAGCGCCTGAAGAGAAATGGGTAACAGACGTGACGGAGTTCCGAGTGGGAGAGGATAAATATTACCTGTCAGCCATAATGGACCTGTACAACGATGAAATCGTGGCCTGGGAAGGCTCACAGAAGGCAACGGCATCATTGATAGATGGCATGCTGAAAAAGGCGTTCAGTCACCTGAGTAGCCTGAGCCGCGTGTTGTTGCACAGTGATCAGGGGTGGCATTACCAGCGGCCATATTACCGGCGTCAACTCGCAGAGAGAGGAATACAGCAAAGTATGTCCAGGAAAGGCAACTGTCTGGACAATGCGATGATAGAGAACTTCTTTGGGCATCTTAAAACAGAGATGTTTTATCTGAAGACGTTCCGAAGTGTGAGCGAACTGAGTGCTGCGATCGGTGAGTACATAGACTTCTGGAACGACAAGCGGATAAAGATGGGACTGGGCGGACTGAGTCCGGTGGAGTACCGGACTCATAATCAAATTAAGCTGACTTAA
- a CDS encoding glutathione S-transferase: MKLIGSYTSPFVRKISVMLLEKGLVFEFVNQSPWVEDSHVPQYNPLGKVPALVDDNHHTWFDSSIIAQVIELRGDAPAMLPDDPLLSLQIRQLEKLADGINDAAVMIVREQMRPGAQQSEEVLLRNREKILRGLDALETAAAQGELINNGTLNLADIATGCMIGYLNFRRVLPNWCVNRPALVKMAEMLFQRESFARTVPPSS, encoded by the coding sequence ATGAAACTGATTGGCAGCTACACCAGCCCCTTTGTCCGTAAAATTTCAGTGATGCTGTTGGAAAAAGGTTTGGTGTTCGAATTCGTCAACCAGTCGCCTTGGGTTGAGGACAGTCACGTGCCGCAATACAACCCGCTGGGTAAAGTCCCGGCACTGGTTGACGACAACCATCACACCTGGTTTGACTCCTCGATCATCGCCCAAGTGATTGAACTGCGCGGTGATGCGCCAGCCATGTTACCGGATGACCCGCTGCTCTCCTTGCAGATCCGCCAACTGGAAAAACTGGCGGATGGCATCAACGATGCCGCCGTGATGATCGTGCGTGAACAGATGCGCCCCGGCGCTCAGCAATCGGAAGAGGTGTTGCTGCGTAACCGCGAGAAGATTCTGCGCGGTCTGGATGCCCTGGAAACTGCGGCAGCACAGGGCGAACTGATCAATAACGGCACGCTGAATCTGGCGGATATCGCCACCGGCTGCATGATTGGTTATCTCAACTTCCGCCGCGTGCTGCCCAACTGGTGCGTCAATCGCCCCGCATTGGTGAAAATGGCAGAGATGCTGTTTCAACGGGAAAGTTTTGCCCGCACCGTTCCGCCTTCCAGCTAA
- the fdhE gene encoding formate dehydrogenase accessory protein FdhE codes for MSIRIIPQDQLEKGEKSMAEQVPPLLFPRLKNLYSRRAARLRELAAKNPLGDYLRFAAVIAQAQEIVLYDHPLQVDLHARLAQSAEQGKPPLDIHTYPRDAHWQRLLHSLIAELKPEMSGQALAVLENLEKASSSELEGLASALLAGEFAQVSSDKSPFIWAALSVYWAQMAALIPGKARAEYGEHRQFCPVCASVPVASVVHMDVGQQGLRYLHCNLCESEWYVVRSKCSNCEQTRDLHYWSLDSEKAAVKAESCGDCGTYLKMLYQEKDPAVEPVADDLASLVLDARMEQEGFARSSLNPFMFPGD; via the coding sequence ATGAGTATTCGCATCATCCCACAGGATCAGTTGGAGAAAGGCGAAAAAAGCATGGCGGAGCAGGTTCCGCCGCTGCTTTTTCCTCGGCTTAAGAATCTGTATAGCCGCCGTGCGGCGCGTTTGCGTGAACTGGCAGCGAAGAACCCACTGGGCGACTATCTACGCTTTGCCGCGGTGATCGCCCAGGCGCAGGAAATCGTGCTGTATGACCATCCTTTGCAGGTCGATCTGCACGCACGTTTAGCCCAAAGCGCCGAACAGGGTAAACCCCCGCTCGATATCCATACTTATCCGCGTGATGCGCACTGGCAGCGTTTGCTGCATTCGCTGATCGCCGAACTCAAACCAGAGATGAGCGGTCAGGCCCTGGCGGTGCTGGAAAATCTGGAAAAAGCCTCCTCCTCCGAGCTGGAAGGGTTAGCCAGTGCGCTGCTGGCGGGCGAGTTTGCGCAAGTCAGCAGTGATAAATCGCCGTTTATTTGGGCCGCGTTGTCTGTCTACTGGGCGCAGATGGCGGCTCTGATCCCTGGAAAAGCGCGAGCAGAATACGGTGAGCATCGTCAGTTTTGCCCGGTGTGCGCCAGCGTGCCCGTCGCCAGCGTGGTACATATGGATGTCGGTCAACAGGGGCTACGTTATCTACACTGTAATCTGTGCGAAAGTGAATGGTATGTGGTGCGCAGTAAGTGCTCCAACTGCGAACAGACGCGTGATTTGCACTACTGGTCGCTCGACAGCGAAAAAGCGGCCGTGAAAGCGGAGAGCTGTGGCGACTGCGGAACCTACCTGAAGATGCTCTATCAGGAGAAGGATCCCGCGGTTGAACCGGTGGCGGATGATTTGGCATCACTGGTGCTGGATGCGCGTATGGAGCAGGAAGGGTTCGCGCGCAGCAGTTTGAATCCGTTTATGTTTCCCGGGGATTAA